The following coding sequences lie in one Mercenaria mercenaria strain notata chromosome 5, MADL_Memer_1, whole genome shotgun sequence genomic window:
- the LOC123557605 gene encoding uncharacterized protein LOC123557605 has protein sequence MSQDPDYYRNVSLKLSEVLDDIGVNEGMIVKSRRMALLNELMKNCTQTMLDGNITIYHFGSKSEGSTTLGLYSDDDNLICYNEKNVIQDWGEWQPGQDNLLMIQDESTSPGYCLLQCLKSDEPLPLLHKPDNINFTVSRGKVLRKNNALKNYHADRPTSGYVINGPAESKKGMPGCADQDIVSAFHCNSWPVEARPWLSRQGKGRWPTEDMKRNCKTTGCFVVPVSSKNSKNEELEWRISTSHAESLLMFSLNITQLRCYILMKMILKTFINPQCDGVLSSFMCKTVLFHCIQNTHSNKWQQPNLLKCLMCCLRKLQNFVRLRNCPHFIIPENNLMAGRISLCNEHKILENLQKIIQSEGHALLEIPIDHLGTRLQAKMNMDETFQYYKTPSEIHTYISTELLLANTFTISGSQKSLLEEIMHDGNERVRKRLSDLMLTLSLTKCYRQMGLYSLEKPAVRLLAPLLSSLLGSVIASHDIYTSHSISPEALDWFSDGLNSDVASSRLKLASALYCVGDMERAKFYLTDTEEKYDPNTVEPVCQCYPYPKHELRPGFVNKCNTGNEEVIKHTTAFCIRFLLCEKHCIPKELQYEMFRTTQEDRLERDKLIDYWMDWAVVDCRPYLYFLKYKIYGALKRVADQQCALAKLVTSIEKEINLGHKETALNLLGQCMEQENRHNDALRYYMTSLNIRARNNIANVLICRLLNKLVNM, from the coding sequence ATGTCTCAAGATCCTGATTATTACCGGAATGTATCATTGAAACTGTCAGAGGTGCTGGATGATATTGGTGTCAATGAGGGAATGATTGTGAAGAGCAGAAGGATGGCCTTGTTGAATGAACTTATGAAAAATTGTACACAAACAATGCTGGATGGGAACATTACCATCTATCATTTTGGTAGCAAGTCTGAAGGGTCCACAACATTAGGACTTTATTCAGATGATGATAATCTAATATGCTACAATGAGAAAAATGTTATACAGGATTGGGGTGAGTGGCAACCTGGTCAGGACAATCTACTAATGATCCAGGATGAGAGCACATCACCAGGCTACTGTCTACTACAATGTCTGAAGAGTGATGAGCCTCTTCCTCTTCTTCATAAACCAGACAACATCAATTTTACAGTTAGCAGAGGTAAAGTGCTGCGTAAGAACAATGCTTTGAAAAATTACCATGCAGATAGGCCTACATCAGGATATGTAATAAATGGTCCCGCTGAGTCAAAGAAAGGAATGCCAGGATGTGCTGATCAAGATATTGTTTCAGCATTCCACTGTAACTCGTGGCCTGTAGAAGCCCGACCATGGTTATCAAGACAAGGTAAAGGAAGATGGCCTACAGAGGACATGAAGAGAAATTGTAAAACTACAGGATGTTTTGTTGTACCAGTGAGTAGTAAAAATAGCAAGAATGAAGAActtgaatggagaatatctacCTCTCATGCTGAAAGTTTGCtgatgtttagtttaaacatcaCACAATTAAGATGTTACATCCTGATGAAgatgattcttaaaacattcataaatccTCAGTGTGATGGTGTGctttcaagtttcatgtgtaaaactgttttatttcattgtatacagAATACACATTCAAATAAATGGCAGCAACCcaatttactcaaatgtttgATGTGCTGTCTTAGAAAATTGCAGAACTTTGTTAGGCTCAGAAATTGTCCACATTTTATAATACCTGAAAACAACTTGATGGCTGGAAGAATTTCTCTTTGTAACGAACATAAAATTCTTGAAAACCTACAAAAGATCATACAAAGTGAGGGTCATGCACTGCTGGAGATTCCCATTGATCATCTTGGCACAAGACTACAAGCGAAAATGAACATGGATGAAACTTTTCAGTATTACAAAACACCATCTGAAATACATACCTACATTTCAACAGAGCTGCTACTTGCTAATACTTTTACAATTAGTGGAAGTCAGAAGTCACTTTTAGAAGAAATAATGCATGATGGAAATGAGAGAGTGCGTAAGAGATTATCAGACTTGATGTTAACACTTAGTCTAACTAAATGCTACAGACAAATGGGTTTATATAGTTTAGAAAAACCTGCAGTAAGACTTTTAGCACCTCTGCTGTCATCTTTACTAGGGTCTGTGATAGCATCTCATGACATTTACACTTCTCACAGTATATCTCCAGAAGCACTGGACTGGTTTTCAGATGGTTTGAACTCAGATGTGGCATCTTCTAGATTAAAACTTGCATCAGCATTATACTGTGTAGGAGACATGGAAAGAGCAAAGTTTTATCTGACGGATACAGAAGAAAAGTATGATCCGAATACTGTTGAACCTGTATGTCAATGTTATCCTTATCCCAAGCATGAACTAAGGCCAGGATTCGTGAATAAATGTAACACTGGAAATGAAGAGGTGATAAAACATACAACAGCATTTTGTATTAGATTTCTGCTTTGTGAAAAACACTGTATTCCTAAAGAACTGCAATACGAGATGTTTagaactacacaagaggacagGCTAGAAAGGGATAAACTGATTGACTATTGGATGGATTGGGCTGTGGTAGATTGTCGCCCTTACCTCTACTTCTTAAAATACAAGATTTATGGGGCTCTAAAGAGAGTGGCAGACCAACAATGTGCACTTGCAAAACTTGTCACTagcattgaaaaagaaataaacctAGGTCACAAGGAAACAGCACTGAACTTACTAGGACAGTGTATGGAACAGGAAAACCGACATAATGATGCTTTACGCTACTACATGACATCTCTGAATATCCGAGCAAGAAACAACATCGCAAATGTACTTATATGTAGACTTCTTAATAAGTTAGTTAACATGTAG